The Cololabis saira isolate AMF1-May2022 chromosome 20, fColSai1.1, whole genome shotgun sequence genome includes a window with the following:
- the LOC133420549 gene encoding E3 ubiquitin-protein ligase TRIM41-like, whose translation MSLASLPENCFQCSICLDVFTDPVSTPCGHNFCRTCLYRHWDDHDLCQCPVCHKRFHPRPEFSTNEVIAELSVQVKKRRLEMHRDMDAPWQVTCDVCTQFKFKALKSCLVCLTSYCEAHLEPHQRVPSLMRHTLVDPVEDLEERVCAKHARILGFFCRDEQACVCLLCCETEHRDHETVPVEEEAAQQRVNIESKQAKIKLMIDDRMEKIKEFTNSSEMSKVKADKEIEDSEKLFSTLTDKLREIQSKMRSNIEVKLKKSQERGHAMIQALQDEVAELQRKHSQLEELSETEDHLQLLQTLQAVNTMSGTKDWSNIKVYPDLCMQTVRRAMSHVIHAFQNELKSLTQIELTRMTQYKESFSFDASTAGAGLVISDCGTHLKYKKTASSPSSSNHSQRFYSPMIFGSKGFTSGRHFWTVQVGLRNDWDVGVAMETVDRTGKVTVTKANGFFALEKMGADYDVENSHRIVIHLCPRPRRVGVYLDYEEGRVSFYNVDEKMHIYSYLGETFTGKLFPYFYLYSRAKRSEALVINSVWYLL comes from the exons ATGTCACTCGCGTCACTGCCGGAGAACTGTTTTCAGTGTTCAATCTGTTTGGACGTCTTCACCGACCCCGTCTCCACACCTTGTGGTCACAACTTCTGCAGGACCTGCCTGTACCGACACTGGGACGACCATGACTTATGTCAATGCCCAGTGTGCCATAAGCGGTTCCACCCGAGGCCGGAGTTCTCCACCAACGAAGTTATTGCGGAACTTTCCGTCCAAGTGAAGAAGAGAAGATTGGAGATGCACCGAGACATGGATGCTCCGTGGCAGGTGACGTGCGACGTGTGCACACAGTTCAAGTTCAAGGCCCTGAAGTCGTGCCTGGTGTGCTTGACGTCGTACTGCGAAGCCCACCTGGAGCCTCACCAGAGAGTCCCGTCCCTGATGAGACACACGCTGGTGGACCCGGTGGAGGATCTGGAAGAGAGGGTTTGTGCGAAGCATGCGAGGATCCTGGGCTTTTTCTGCAGGGATGAACAGGCCTGCGTCTGTCTGCTCTGCTGTGAGACGGAGCACAGAGACCACGAGACCGTTCCTGTGGAAGAGGAAGCAGCTCAGCAGAGA GTAAATATAGAGTCCAAACAAGCAAAGATCAAACTAATGATCGATGACAGAATGGAAAAGATCAAGGAATTTACTAATTCTTCAGAAATGAGCAAA GTGAAAGCAGATAAAGAGATTGAAGACAGCGAGAAGCTCTTCAGCACTCTGACTGACAAACTACGAGAGATTCAAAGCAAAATGAGGTCAAACATTGAGGTGAAGCTCAAGAAATCCCAGGAGAGGGGGCACGCAATGATTCAAGCGCTGCAGGATGAagttgcagagctgcagaggaaacactcCCAGCTGGAGGAGCTTTCAGAGACTGAAGACCACCTTCAGCTTCTGCAG ACATTACAGGCTGTCAACACCATGTCAGGCACCAAGGACTGGTCCAACATCAAGGTGTACCCGGACCTGTGCATGCAGACAGTGAGGAGAGCCATGTCTCATGTTATACACGCGTTTCAAAACGAGCTGAAAAGTCTGACACAAATAG AACTGACCAGGATGACGCAATACAAAG AATCCTTCAGCTTTGACGCGTCCACCGCTGGCGCCGGCCTTGTGATATCGGACTGTGGGACACATCTCAAGTACAAGAAAACAGCAAGTTCTCCCTCATCTTCCAATCACTCACAGAGGTTTTATTCCCCCATGATCTTTGGGAGCAAGGGTTTCACCTCTGGCCGACACTTCTGGACGGTCCAAGTGGGCTTGAGAAATGACTGGGACGTTggtgttgccatggaaacagtTGACAGGACAGGAAAGGTCACTGTGACAAAAGCAAATGGATTCTTTGCCTTGGAGAAGATGGGAGCTGATTATGACGTAGAAAATTCACACCGCATAGTTATCCACTTGTGTCCCCGGCCAAGAAGAGTGGGGGTTTATTTAGACTACGAGGAAGGCAGGGTGTCATTCTACAATGTGGATGAGAAGATGCATATTTACTCATATCTGGGGGAGACTTTTACGGGGAAACTGTTCCCGTACTTTTATCTGTACAGCAGAGCAAAGAGATCCGAGGCTTTGGTCATCAACTCAGTTTGGTATCTCCTCTAA